Proteins found in one Aethina tumida isolate Nest 87 chromosome 1, icAetTumi1.1, whole genome shotgun sequence genomic segment:
- the LOC109602866 gene encoding papilin isoform X1: protein MEGLNGKYYLFLLLLIFITVIHSTQSRHKIRHYKDRFKRQQGAHLYLPGSFVTEGGSGPDRGPWSEWSTPSSCSRTCGGGVSTQYRHCAVPNENGRYCEGPSVRHFSCNTQDCPDATDFRAQQCAEFNDVPFDGIHYQWVPYTKSDRKCELNCQPKGERFYYRQKEQVIDGTRCDDETHNVCVNGKCQPVGCDMMLGSTIREDKCRVCGGNGSSCTTSAGTLNSTDLTPGYHDILFIPRGATNIMVEEIAPSNNYLAVRNSEGHWYLNGNWRIDFPKSLQFAGCTFTYTREPQGFAAPDKITCLGPTDEHLFVVLLTQEPDVGVNYEYSLPLDVVPGTNNELYDWIFDEFTPCSATCGGGIQRRNVSCAGRKSLQPAERDLCNSNNEPASEQKCNEIPCEAQWMPYPWSNCSVPCGKGGVQTRQIVCQRIISGGLPSLVPDSECAHLPKPEEQQTCNEDAECAKWFIEPWKPCDHLCGDGKQTRKVTCYVEKDGKKEVLEDSHCEQIEPKPETEQKCNLRPCGGVDWIATEYSGCDKICGMKTETRKVFCTDSESKIYPDELCKDKQKPETVRPCQTTSTACEFMWYVSQWSECSATCGVGVQTRTYFCGTVTVNGVEKVDDSNCNTNITFEVEKNCTGPQTTCDAEWFGGPYSKCSKPCGGGEKTRKVLCIRDNEVVDPTQCDLSNIIFSSEDCNLHSCSPDTIIPTSVTQSIDESDTESSTSKISDEDYEVVADDECDDGEWVDDEDYEEETEPTVQQETGVTESSADTSPFSLDDLMLSDGTSADTASTDIFSTLETGSGDTDMTSPGESSTASGLTELTSEGSGDGSTEPVITESTISDGISSITDSSTEGASDSTKVSDTTQSGETTESSESGATTESGATTESGATTESGATTESGATDSGATTESGATTESGATTESGATTESGATTESGATTESGATSESGATSESGATSEPGATSESGATSESEATTESGGTTESGGSTESEITTESGGTTESGPTTDSSDSTSTETTETSEFTSSVSDGTTSSDTSESTTDSSGSTSDITTESDITGSSSISTDVTESTSSMETTTEDESEVFIKNTKSTAPQSGSTMSSLDASESTDVTGSATEASTSDTTMSGSTDQGATTEEGATTEEGATTEEGATTEEGTTTVSGETGATSEGISTESGSSETTASIDESTTVSGLTDTTVSGASSETVVSDITESSGSTTEATGMTTEISSETSETGGSTTEFDESTEITTESGMTETTVSGSTEYDIWSTTTESGITDTSSITDLFTTRRPRMCKRKKFKEPACKTSQFGCCLDHITPASGPFDEGCPAPKTCKESKFGCCEDGLSPALGPKYQGCPSAVCNETLFGCCPDGKTPAEGNDNEGCPPQCLSSKYGCCEDNVTEAKGPKQKGCKKPEEEMPTTTEKPKDIPCDTTEFGCCPDGNSTAQGINFKGCDIFKDNCNESYFKCCPDGKVSAQGPNYEGCEIPCRNSTFGCCPDNITPAHGYNREGCCLSEPFGCCPDNIVAARGTNFQGCGCQYSPYGCCPDNTSTALGPNNDGCGCQFTQFGCCPDMFTPARGPDYEGCLCHTHQFGCCPDGVTSAKGPHRQGCGCENTEFKCCSDNKTAATGPNQEGCGCESSAYGCCLDGVTTAQGENFEGCDEIPVNLQESCSLNKDRGSCRNYTVKWFYDMGYGGCTRFWYGGCDGNNNRFATQEECDGVCVNAQGSDRCNLPKVPGPCEGYHPQWYYDKERKYCTQFIYGGCLGNNNRFETQEECNQLCVRDSNVDACEQPKEEGPCRGQYRRYYYDKESKQCREFIYGGCKGNNNNFQTMEACNQNCAKPNRKKDHCSLPRAQGSCTEKEPRWYYDTPEKRCIPFYYSGCDGNGNNFATKEHCEADCPPEIVKDRCYLPAETGQCANYTTKWYYDTKEKQCRQFYYGGCGGNDNNFETQIECENQCKSRKEPPTEPQSPSAPEPKREPFRTDFCFYPQDTGTCTNYTMRFFYDSSDGVCKGFSYGGCGGNPNNFESADECSENCGPSQDLCSLPPVVGPCNGAYEQYYYDRNTDSCQTFTYGGCQGNNNRFTEKASCEVRCRRKSPDEYTTQPPVPPNDMAMCYEPMDPGNCTDNQIAYYFDINTFNCVLFTYTGCGGNINRFNSEEQCQRQCGSFRGQNVCEFPRDPGSCDAFVAKYYYDNQRGTCERFKYGGCGGNGNRFSSSEECESVCLTRQEPHPNVVSTDVCKLPLNVGNCQDGVYQRWYFDNDRGNCFLFEGCGGNYNNFVSYESCIDYCKELMPNTESSVPPIAETNEEQCSDTYKNCISLRCPYGIEAYVDENNCNQCRCTDPCQSIQCDENTRCTIDINTKRENASDPQYISICREVNKTGVCPNIAPTESNCSTECRDDADCSSFLKCCYRGCSTVCVEPVQAPGELVTKPSWPAYTEAPVEYFPPRIDPVIYKPEVRAALGDYVILNCAVTGNPTPNVRWSKNNIEIDGKQPRYKIKLDQTLQIITLHETDSGIYLCTAENAVGESVTNKIKLDVVDSQPRQPSILEQEEPNVLVSLNAPTTLDCFALGYPYPQVTWWKENGMIPYQNKDFEIRKDYSLHINNVRLHNLGVYTCQAYNGHGKAASWSVTVRARGPYFSDDPKDDKYRQYIVNPPQEPVTFKPYVPTIRQPPYVPTPEPHTAPPYTEPSPEIVPNEIHPVESQTDNYVLVPYNAPVSVRLPEESRKYPVGAKIEIPCEVYGSPEPQVEWTKDGEPVHPSENVDISYNYTLTINNAQLTDTGTYTCHATNVYSSDASSTYVTVEGIYVPKHCTDNKFLANCGLIVKAKFCRHKFYSKFCCRSCTLAGQLPAAPTPDSLQYNNENNLV, encoded by the exons TTGATGGTATTCATTACCA atGGGTTCCATACACCAAGAGTGATAGAAAATGCGAGCTTAATTGTCAACCTAAGGGTGAGAGATTTTATTACCGTCAAAAAGAACAAGTTATCGATGGTACCAGATGTGATGATGAAACTCATAATGTGTGTGTTAACGGAAAATGCCag CCCGTAGGTTGCGATATGATGTTGGGATCCACAATTCGAGAAGACAAATGTAGAGTATGTGGGGGAAATGGCAGTTCCTGCACCACTTCCGCTGGAACACTCAACAGCACAGACTTAACTCCTG gTTACCACGACATTCTGTTCATTCCACGTGGTGCCACCAACATCATGGTGGAAGAAATCGCCCCTTCTAACAATTATCTAG CCGTGAGAAACTCCGAAGGACATTGGTATCTCAACGGTAACTGGAGGATTGATTTTCCAAAATCCCTTCAATTCGCCGGATGCACATTTACTTACACCAGAGAGCCTCAAGGTTTCGCGGCCCCAGATAAAATCACATGTTTAGGACCAACCGACGAACACCTTTTTGTTGTT ttgctGACCCAAGAACCGGACGTTGGTGTCAATTACGAATACAGTCTTCCACTTGACGTAGTGCCTGGAACTAATAATGAACTATACGACTggatttttgatgaatttactCCTTGCAGCGCCACTTGTGGTGGTGGTATTCAAAGAAGAAACGTATCATGTGCCGGAAGAAAATCCCTTCAACCTGCAGAAAGAGATTTGTGCAATTCCAATAACGAACCTGCATCTGAACAAAAATGCAATGAAATTCCTTGCGAAGCACAATGGATGCCGTATCCCTGGAGTAATTGTTCAGTACCGTGCGGAAAGGGTGGTGTACAGACCAGACAAATAGTTTGCCAAAGAATTATATCAGGAGGTCTTCCTTCATTGGTGCCCGACTCTGAATGTGCCCATTTGCCGAAACCTGAAGAACAACAAACATGTAACGAAGATGCCGAATGCGCTAAATGGTTCATAGAACCATGGAAACCG TGTGACCATCTTTGTGGTGATGGTAAGCAAACCAGGAAAGTGACGTGCTATGTGGAAAAGGACGGAAAGAAGGAAGTACTTGAAGATTCTCATTGTGAACAAATTGAACCAAAACCAGAAACtgaacaaaaatgtaatttaagacCATGTGGAGGTGTGGACTGGATTGCAACTGAATATAGTGGT TGTGACAAAATTTGTGGAATGAAAACGGAAACTAGAAAGGTCTTTTGTACCGACAGTGAATCAAAAATATACCCGGATGAACTGTGTAAAGATAAACAGAAGCCTGAGACAGTACGACCCTGTCAAACTACAAGTACCGCTTGCGAATTCATGTGGTATGTGTCACAGTGGAGCgag TGTTCAGCTACATGTGGAGTAGGTGTTCAAACTAGAACATATTTCTGTGGTACCGTGACAGTTAACGGTGTTGAAAAAGTAGACGATTCCAATTGTAACACAAACATCACATTTGAAGTTGAGAAAAATTGTACAGGACCACAAACAACTTGCGATGCCGAGTGGTTTGGAGGACCGTATTCAAag tgctCTAAACCATGTGGTGGTGGAGAAAAAACACGTAAAGTACTTTGTATTCGCGACAATGAAGTTGTTGATCCTACACAGTGTGATTTATCGAATATAATTTTCTCCAGTGAAGATTGCAATCTGCACTCTTGTTCACCAg ACACGATCATACCTACAAGTGTAACTCAAAGTATCGACGAATCAGATACCGAGTCTTCCACGAGTAAAATAAGCGACGAAGATTATGAAGTAGTAGCAGATGACGAATGTGACGATGGAGAATGGGTTGATGACGAAGATTACGAAGAAGAAACAGAACCAacg GTTCAGCAGGAGACTGGAGTCACAGAATCATCAGCTGATACTTCTCCATTTTCACTGGACGATCTTATGCTTAGCGATGGAACATCAGCAGACACTGCAAGTACAGATATATTCAGTACATTAGAAACTGGCTCAGGAGACACTGATATGACTTCGCCTGGAGAATCTTCCACAGCATCAGGTTTGACTGAGTTAACTAGCGAAGGATCCGGTGATGGCAGTACAGAACCCGTAATTACTGAATCCACAATCAGTGACGGAATTTCTTCGATCACAGACTCCAGTACTGAAGGTGCATCCGATAGTACAAAAGTTAGTGATACGACTCAATCAGGAGAAACTACCGAATCAAGCGAATCTGGAGCTACAACCGAATCAGGCGCTACAACTGAATCAGGCGCTACAACAGAATCTGGAGCGACAACCGAATCAGGCGCTACTGATTCTGGAGCGACAACTGAATCGGGCGCTACGACAGAATCGGGCGCTACAACTGAATCGGGTGCTACAACTGAATCCGGTGCTACAACTGAATCGGGTGCTACAACTGAATCGGGAGCTACATCTGAATCGGGAGCTACATCTGAATCAGGTGCTACATCTGAACCAGGTGCTACATCTGAATCAGGGGCTACATCTGAATCAGAAGCTACAACAGAATCGGGTGGTACCACCGAATCTGGTGGTTCAACAGAATCGGAAATTACAACGGAATCGGGAGGCACGACAGAATCAGGGCCTACAACTGACAGTTCTGATTCTACTAGCACTGAAACTACAGAAACCTCAGAGTTTACGTCTTCTGTTTCTGATGGAACCACATCATCTGATACTTCTGAATCTACGACTGACTCGAGTGGATCTACAAGCGACATTACCACAGAATCTGATATAACGGGAAGCAGTTCAATTTCAACAGATGTTACTGAAAGTACTTCATCTATGGAGACTACAACGGAAGatgaatctgaagtatttattaagaatactAAAAGTACTGCTCCACAGTCTGGCAGTACTATGTCAAGTCTTGATGCATCAGAAAGTACGGATGTGACAGGAAGCGCAACGGAAGCTTCTACCTCTGATACAACTATGTCAGGATCAACAGACCAAGGAGCCACAACAGAAGAAGGGGCCACAACAGAAGAAGGGGCCACAACGGAAGAAGGAGCCACAACAGAAGAAGGAACCACAACAGTCTCAGGCGAAACAGGAGCAACTAGCGAAGGCATTTCGACAGAATCCGGTTCTAGTGAAACAACAGCATCTATAGATGAAAGTACTACTGTGTCAGGTCTAACAGATACAACAGTTTCTGGAGCAAGCTCAGAAACTGTTGTTTCAGATATTACTGAGAGTAGCGGTTCTACCACTGAAGCTACTGGAATGACCACTGAAATTAGTAGTGAAACATCAGAAACAGGCGGCAGTACTACAGAATTTGATGAATCAACGGAAATCACAACAGAATCGGGCATGACTGAAACCACAGTCAGCGGAAGCACAGAATACGACATTTGGTCAACCACAACAGAATCAGGAATAACAGACACATCATCCATTACGGATCTGTTCACAACACGTAGACCACGAATGTGTAAAAGGAAAAAGTTCAAGGAACCAGCTTGCAAAACTAGTCAATTTGGTTGTTGCTTGGATCACATCACACCTGCATCTGGACCTTTCGATGAGGGATGTCCAGCACCTAAAACATGTAAAGAATCCAAATTTGGATGTTGTGAAGATGGATTATCACCAGCACTTGGACCAAAATATCAAGGCTGTCCCTCAGCTGTATGTAACGAAACACTGTTTGGATGCTGCCCTGACGGGAAAACCCCCGCAGAAGGTAATGATAATGAAGGTTGCCCACCGCAATGCTTGTCCTCAAAATACGGCTGCTGCGAAGATAACGTCACTGAAGCAAAGGGTCCTAAACAAAAAGGTTGTAAGAAACCCGAAGAAGAAATGCCTACTACAACTGAGAAACCTAAAGACATACCTTGTGATACTACCGAATTCGGATGTTGCCCCGATGGAAATAGCACAGCACAAGGAATTAACTTTAAAGGATGTGATATATTCAAGGACAATTGCAACGAAtcttatttcaaatgttgTCCAGATGGAAAAGTTTCCGCTCAAGGACCTAACTATGAAG gatGCGAAATTCCTTGCCGCAACAGTACATTCGGTTGCTGCCCTGATAATATTACTCCTGCTCACGGCTACAACCGAGAAGGATGCTGCTTGAGTGAACCATTTGGTTGTTGCCCCGATAACATCGTGGCAGCGCGAGGTACAAACTTCCAGGGTTGTGGCTGTCAATACTCGCCATATGGATGTTGCCCAGATAATACATCAACTGCTCTCGGACCGAACAATGATGGATGCGGATGCCAATTTACACAATTTGGATGTTGCCCGGATATGTTCACACCGGCAAGGGGCCCCGACTACGAAGGATGTTTATGTCATACTCATCAATTTGGATGTTGTCCGGATGGTGTCACCTCAGCGAAGGGACCACATAGACaag GTTGTGGATGTGAAAATACAGAGTTCAAGTGCTGTTCTGACAACAAAACTGCAGCCACTGGACCTAATCAAGAAGGGTGTGGTTGCGAGTCTTCAGCATACGGATGTTGTTTGGACGGTGTTACTACTGCTCAGGGTGAAAACTTTGAAGGTTGTGATGAAATTCCAGTCAACTTACAAG AGAGCTGTTCTCTAAACAAGGATAGAGGAAGCTGTCGCAACTACACTGTGAAATGGTTTTATGATATGGGTTACGGCGGTTGCACCAGGTTCTGGTATGGTGGATGCGATGGAAACAACAACAGATTTGCAACTCAGGAAGAATGTGATGGAGTTTGTGTTAACGCCCAAGGGTCTG ATAGATGTAACCTTCCAAAAGTTCCTGGACCTTGCGAAGGGTACCATCCTCAATGGTATTATGacaaagaaagaaaatattgtactcAATTCATCTATGGAGGATGTCTTGGTAACAATAATAGATTTGAAACACAAGAAGAATGTAATCAACTATGCGTTCGCGACAGTAATGTTG atgCTTGTGAGCAACCTAAGGAAGAAGGACCATGCAGAGGACAATACAGAAGATATTATTATGACAAAGAATCAAAACAATGTagagaatttatttatggtgGCTGCAAGGGTAACAATAACAACTTCCAAACAATGGAAGCATGCAACCAAAATTGTGCTAAACCAAACAGAAAGAAGG ATCACTGCTCGTTGCCCAGGGCACAAGGTAGTTGCACGGAAAAGGAACCTAGGTGGTACTATGATACACCAGAAAAACGCTGTATTCCATTCTATTACTCTGGTTGCGACGGTAACGGCAATAACTTCGCCACCAAAGAACATTGCGAAGCCGACTGTCCTCCAGAAATCG TTAAAGATAGATGCTACCTCCCGGCAGAAACTGGTCAATGTGCAAATTACACTACCAAATGGTATTATGACACTAAAGAAAAACAATGTAGACAATTTTACTACGGCGGATGTGGTGGTAATGATAATAACTTTGAAACCCAGATTGAATGCGAAAACCAATGTAAATCGAGGAAAGAACCACCAACTGAACCACAAAGTCCTTCTGCGCCAGAACCTAAAAGGGAGCCATTCCGAACTG ATTTTTGTTTCTATCCTCAAGACACTGGAACATGCACTAACTACACCATGCGTTTCTTCTACGACAGTTCAGATGGAGTCTGTAAAGGTTTCAGTTACGGAGGTTGTGGAGGCAATCCAAACAATTTCGAATCAGCCGACGAATGTTCCGAAAACTGCGGTCCATCCCAGGACTTGTGCTCGTTACCCCCCGTGGTTGGTCCCTGTAATGGAGCTTATGAACAGTATTATTACGACAGGAATACCGACAGTTGTCAGACTTTCACTTACGGAGGTTGTCAGGGTAATAATAACAGATTTACCGAGAAAGCGTCTTGTGAAGTGAGATGCAGAAGAAAGAGTCCAGATGAATATACCACACAACCTCCAG TACCTCCTAATGATATGGCTATGTGCTACGAACCTATGGACCCCGGAAACTGTACCGATAACCAAATCGCCTATTACTTTGACATTAACACCTTCAACTGTGTGTTGTTCACATACACCGGATGTGGTGGTAACATAAATCGATTTAACAGTGAAGAACAATGCCAGAGGCAGTGCGGCAGCTTCAGAGGCcaaa ATGTTTGCGAGTTTCCAAGAGATCCAGGTTCTTGTGATGCTTTCGTAGCCAAGTATTATTATGACAATCAACGTGGCACATGCGAACGATTCAAATACGGTGGCTGCGGAGGAAACGGAAACAGATTTAGCTCTTCTGAAGAATGTGAGAGTGTGTGTCTCACTCGTCAGGAACCACATCCAAACGTTGTCAGCACGG atGTGTGTAAGCTGCCACTTAATGTTGGTAATTGCCAAGACGGCGTTTATCAACGTTGGTACTTCGACAATGATAGAGGCAACTGTTTCTTGTTCGAAGGATGCGGAGgaaactataataattttgtaagctACGAGTCCTGCATAGACTATTGCAAGGAACTCATGCCGAACACCGAGTCTT CTGTTCCACCGATCGCCGAGACTAACGAAGAACAATGTTCTGACACCTACAAAAACTGTATAAGTCTAAGATGCCCTTACGGCATAGAGGCTTATGTGgatgaaaataattgtaaccAGTGCAGATGTACAGATCCTTGCCAATCGATTCAATGTGATGAAAATACTCGATGTACAATTGACATCAATACTAAACGAGAAAATGCAAGTGATCCACAATACATCAGTATTTGTAGAGAAG taAACAAAACTGGTGTGTGTCCAAACATTGCGCCCACGGAATCCAACTGTAGCACGGAATGTAGAGATGACGCCGACTGCTCATCATTCCTGAAATGTTGCTACAGAGGCTGTAGCACTGTTTGTGTGGAACCTGTACAAGCCCCCGGAGAGCTAGTTACGAAACCCAGTTGGCCGGCTTACACAGAGGCTCCAGTGGAAT attttcctCCTCGAATTGACCCAGTCATTTATAAACCTGAAGTAAGGGCAGCCCTTGGTGATTatgtcattttaaattgtgccGTAACTGGCAATCCTACTCCTAATGTAAGATGGAGCAAAAATAACATTGAG ATCGATGGAAAGCAACCAAGGTACAAAATCAAGTTGGATCAGACGCTACAAATTATCACGTTACATGAAACCGACTCTGGAATTTATCTGTGTACAGCTGAAAATGCTGTAGGTGAATCTGTCACTAACAAAATTAAGCTGGATGTCGTTG acTCACAACCTAGACAACCTAGTATTTTGGAACAGGAAGAACCTAACGTCCTCGTGTCATTGAATGCACCAACAACATTAGACTGTTTCGCACTTGGTTATCCATATCCCCAAGTTACTTGGTGGAAGGAGAATGGAATGATTCCCTATCAAAACAAGGACTTTGAAATTAGAAAAGATTACTCTCTACATATTAACAACGTTCGTCTTCATAATTTGGGAGTGTACACTTGTCAG GCTTACAACGGTCATGGCAAAGCTGCCAGCTGGTCTGTGACAGTCAGAGCTCGAGGTCCTTACTTTAGTGATGACCCGAAAGACGACAAATACCGTCAGTATATTGTCAATCCTCCACAAGAACCGGTTACTTTCAAACCGTATGTCCCAACTATTCGCCAGCCCCCGTACGTTCCCACACCTGAACCTCATACAGCTCCCCCATACACTGAACCGTCGCCAGAGATTGTACCCAACGAAATTCATCCTGTGGAGTCTCAAACTGACAACTATGTTTTGGTTCCGTATAATG CACCAGTTTCGGTTCGGCTTCCTGAGGAATCTCGAAAATATCCCGTCGGCGCTAAAATAGAGATTCCATGTGAAGTTTATGGTAGCCCAGAACCTCAAGTAGAATGGACCAAAGACGGCGAACCGGTACACCCATCTGAAAACGTTGACATTTCAT ATAACTACACTCTTACAATAAACAATGCTCAACTAACTGACACGGGAACATACACTTGTCATGCCACCAACGTATATTCTTCGGACGCTTCGAGTACCTATGTAACTGTAGAAG gtATTTACGTTCCAAAGCACTGCACTGATAATAAATTCCTTGCTAACTGTGGCCTAATTGTGAAAGCGAAATTCTGTCGACACAAATTCTACTCGAAATTCTGCTGTAGATCGTGCACATTAGCAGGACAGTTACCAGCAGCTCCGACTCCAGATAGCCTACAATACAATAACGAAAATAACTTAGTATAA